In Thermosphaera sp., a genomic segment contains:
- the cysS gene encoding cysteine--tRNA ligase, with the protein MLPEIRVYNTLTRTMEKITPVEPGLVKMYVCGPTVYDSTHVGHGRAYVMYDVFKRYLNIRGYHVFHVMNITDIDDKIINRSKEEGRDWLEIVETYTREYMEALNHLNVKVDHHPRVTQHVSEIIEFIQKLIEKGYAYVAPSGSVYFDVNTYEDYGRLSGRLSKETWSQEPDFLSEKKNPYDFALWKAAKPGEPYWESPWGRGRPGWHIECSVMSSKYLGERFDIHGGGTDLIFPHHENERAQSEAALGSRPWVSIWMHVGMLMVGADKMSKSLKNIVPIKEAVNKWGGKTLRFWYLMSHYRKPVSFSEESLRIASEQLKRLNQASALLQKLGKEAVDPHKASDEDIKILKKLVKIHYDFHTALSEDFNTPEAVASLNEFTTIVFRDIQYNPKYVLVNTALRIISEFDSVLGVLETPFEAVTGEEDVDSYIRILVDVRRELRERRLYDLADMIRSELGKLGVVLSDKGAETTWIRVKKQIAKS; encoded by the coding sequence ATGTTGCCGGAGATTAGAGTGTATAATACTTTGACTCGGACAATGGAGAAGATCACACCAGTAGAACCCGGCTTAGTTAAAATGTACGTTTGCGGTCCAACAGTCTACGATTCAACCCACGTGGGGCATGGAAGAGCCTACGTCATGTATGACGTTTTCAAAAGGTATCTAAATATCAGGGGTTACCACGTTTTTCACGTCATGAACATTACGGATATTGATGATAAAATCATAAATAGGTCTAAAGAGGAGGGTCGCGACTGGTTGGAAATCGTTGAAACTTACACTCGCGAATACATGGAAGCTCTAAACCATTTGAATGTTAAAGTGGATCATCATCCAAGGGTCACTCAACACGTAAGCGAGATCATCGAGTTTATACAAAAACTAATTGAGAAAGGTTATGCGTACGTAGCACCCAGCGGAAGCGTATACTTCGACGTTAACACTTATGAGGACTATGGGAGATTATCGGGGAGATTATCAAAGGAGACCTGGAGCCAAGAGCCCGATTTCCTCTCGGAAAAGAAGAATCCTTATGATTTCGCTCTGTGGAAAGCTGCTAAGCCGGGTGAACCTTATTGGGAGAGCCCCTGGGGGAGGGGGCGTCCAGGTTGGCATATTGAGTGCAGCGTTATGAGCTCCAAGTATCTTGGCGAGAGATTCGACATCCATGGCGGCGGAACAGATTTGATCTTTCCTCACCACGAGAATGAGAGAGCCCAGAGTGAGGCGGCACTAGGTAGTAGGCCCTGGGTGTCGATATGGATGCATGTCGGAATGCTCATGGTGGGCGCTGACAAGATGAGCAAGAGCTTGAAAAATATTGTTCCTATCAAAGAAGCCGTCAACAAATGGGGAGGTAAAACTCTACGCTTCTGGTACTTGATGAGTCATTATCGAAAACCAGTCTCCTTCAGTGAAGAATCGTTGAGGATTGCTAGTGAACAGTTGAAGAGGCTTAATCAGGCTTCAGCACTACTCCAAAAACTAGGAAAGGAGGCCGTAGACCCGCACAAGGCATCTGATGAAGACATTAAAATATTGAAGAAGCTCGTAAAAATACACTACGACTTTCACACTGCTTTAAGCGAGGACTTCAACACTCCAGAGGCAGTAGCATCTCTTAACGAATTCACCACTATAGTGTTTAGAGACATACAATACAATCCTAAATACGTCCTTGTGAATACTGCTCTCAGAATCATAAGCGAGTTCGACAGCGTTCTCGGAGTCCTTGAAACCCCATTTGAGGCCGTAACGGGAGAAGAGGATGTAGACTCTTACATTAGAATACTCGTCGACGTCCGAAGAGAATTGCGTGAGAGGAGGCTATACGATCTAGCCGATATGATTAGGAGCGAGCTCGGCAAGCTTGGAGTAGTCCTTTCCGATAAGGGTGCTGAGACCACATGGATACGGGTAAAGAAGCAAATAGCGAAGAGCTGA
- a CDS encoding purine-nucleoside phosphorylase, whose amino-acid sequence MSLPHIKAKPGDVSKNVIAVGDPARVELLASLLKEPVVVNTHRGLKTVTGYYKNTRVTIATHGMGCPSANIVFEELGMLGAKRIVRLGTAGGMHKSVQIGDVIVATGAIYAMGGCGLGQYMPGYCAPTSPDPVLTHRIMEELENNGIPYKRGPLFSSDAFYAEDPELASRMSKLGILAVEMEAAGLFALGWMRGWETACAVIISDVLHGEDAKKVFLTTSELAETFSKVARAIMEAFEKHYGDE is encoded by the coding sequence ATGAGCCTCCCGCATATAAAAGCTAAACCAGGAGACGTAAGCAAGAACGTCATTGCAGTAGGAGACCCAGCAAGAGTCGAGCTGCTAGCTTCTTTGCTAAAAGAGCCCGTCGTGGTAAACACCCATCGAGGCTTGAAAACAGTAACCGGATATTATAAAAATACCAGAGTGACAATAGCGACGCATGGCATGGGTTGTCCAAGCGCTAACATAGTCTTTGAAGAGCTCGGAATGCTTGGTGCAAAGAGGATAGTCAGACTGGGTACGGCGGGCGGAATGCACAAGAGTGTTCAAATAGGCGATGTCATCGTTGCAACAGGTGCTATCTACGCTATGGGAGGATGCGGTCTCGGGCAATACATGCCGGGATATTGTGCTCCAACCTCTCCCGATCCTGTTTTAACTCACAGAATTATGGAAGAGCTGGAGAATAATGGAATTCCGTATAAGAGGGGACCTTTGTTCTCCAGTGATGCCTTCTACGCTGAAGACCCCGAATTGGCTTCGAGGATGAGTAAGCTTGGAATCCTAGCGGTGGAGATGGAGGCGGCTGGATTATTCGCGCTGGGATGGATGAGAGGATGGGAGACCGCGTGCGCCGTGATAATTAGCGATGTCCTTCATGGTGAGGATGCTAAAAAGGTTTTTCTAACCACGTCCGAGTTGGCTGAAACATTCTCCAAAGTTGCGCGGGCCATTATGGAAGCATTTGAAAAACACTATGGTGATGAGTGA
- a CDS encoding adenosine-specific kinase, producing MSIRLELVSVKIPEGANIIVGRSHFIKTVEDIYEALVTSVPGIKFGLAFNEASGKRLIRYEGNDQELIQQAVETAKAIGAGHTFVLYIRGAYPINVLNQIKNIQEVVHLYVATANPVQAIVAETDQGRTVLGFVDGYSPLGVEGEEERKERREFLRKIGYKK from the coding sequence ATGTCCATAAGGCTTGAGCTAGTTTCCGTGAAAATCCCCGAGGGAGCTAACATTATCGTTGGGAGGAGTCACTTCATAAAGACTGTAGAGGATATTTATGAAGCATTGGTAACTTCTGTCCCCGGGATAAAGTTCGGCTTAGCCTTTAATGAGGCAAGTGGTAAGAGGTTGATCAGGTATGAAGGAAACGATCAGGAGCTTATACAGCAAGCCGTGGAGACCGCTAAGGCGATCGGTGCTGGACACACATTCGTCCTATATATTAGAGGCGCTTACCCGATAAACGTTCTCAACCAGATCAAGAACATCCAAGAAGTTGTGCACTTATATGTTGCCACAGCCAACCCTGTTCAAGCAATAGTCGCCGAGACCGATCAGGGAAGAACCGTCCTTGGATTCGTAGATGGATACTCTCCGCTAGGTGTCGAGGGTGAGGAAGAGAGAAAGGAGAGAAGGGAATTTCTTAGGAAGATAGGTTATAAAAAATGA
- a CDS encoding deoxyribonuclease, whose protein sequence is MTRQQKKHSWNPYTSDVQRFSIYPRIQQPKDDALKPGMTLTVNISDVDQRGNGVVPYRDSKIIVYGASLGSKVKVRVSRVVGDTAYAEIVETLSEADETY, encoded by the coding sequence TTGACTAGACAACAAAAAAAGCACAGTTGGAATCCATACACAAGCGATGTTCAAAGATTTAGCATATATCCAAGGATTCAACAACCAAAGGATGACGCGTTGAAGCCTGGAATGACTCTTACCGTGAATATTAGCGATGTGGATCAAAGAGGAAACGGCGTCGTCCCGTATCGAGATTCGAAAATTATAGTGTATGGGGCAAGCCTCGGATCTAAAGTTAAGGTCAGGGTTTCGAGGGTTGTTGGCGACACAGCATATGCTGAAATTGTGGAAACACTGAGTGAAGCTGATGAAACCTACTGA
- a CDS encoding HAD-IB family phosphatase, whose amino-acid sequence MKPLVIFDCDGVLTENDSSWRVMHEYFGSRDNTYFARLYEKGIITYLDWMKIDIALMIHSFGSPIKRRHVEEAFSKVKLRSEAYKAVQALLSEGFEVAVVSSGVNILVERVCSELGVRDCLYNDLIFVEDELIPGGIARVPLKEKWVVIKELAGSKGYDMSEVAYVGDSKWDIMVFEHVGIPIAVRPCGEACDYAKYIVDNLEEITRILVEDLRKNQ is encoded by the coding sequence ATGAAACCGCTGGTAATCTTTGATTGCGATGGTGTATTAACCGAGAACGATAGTAGCTGGAGAGTTATGCACGAATACTTCGGAAGCAGGGATAATACGTACTTTGCAAGGCTGTATGAGAAGGGCATCATAACTTACTTGGATTGGATGAAAATCGATATTGCTTTAATGATCCACAGTTTCGGGTCACCTATAAAAAGGCGACACGTGGAGGAGGCATTTTCGAAGGTGAAGTTGAGGAGTGAGGCTTACAAAGCGGTTCAAGCACTACTTAGTGAGGGTTTTGAAGTAGCCGTGGTAAGTAGCGGTGTCAACATTCTGGTTGAGAGAGTGTGCTCAGAGCTCGGCGTGAGAGACTGTCTTTATAATGATTTGATCTTCGTTGAAGACGAGCTTATTCCAGGAGGAATAGCTAGGGTTCCCTTGAAGGAAAAGTGGGTTGTCATAAAAGAGCTTGCAGGCTCGAAAGGGTATGATATGAGTGAGGTTGCTTACGTTGGGGATAGCAAGTGGGATATTATGGTGTTCGAGCATGTGGGAATTCCTATTGCCGTTAGACCATGTGGTGAAGCGTGTGACTACGCAAAGTACATAGTTGATAATCTTGAAGAAATTACACGGATTCTTGTTGAAGATTTGAGAAAAAATCAGTGA
- a CDS encoding NAD-dependent epimerase/dehydratase family protein, with protein sequence MKRILVIGATGQIGTELVPALRKLYGKENVIAGYHSKPPTGPLTDGPVEHVDVLDKNSVEKVIKKYDINEVYHMAAILSAAGERNPQLAWKVNMDGLYIVLELAREYRFRIFWPSSIAAFGPNSPKVNTPQVTIMDPTTMYGITKYAGELLTRYYAYKFDVDVRGVRYPGIISSEALPGGGTTDYAVEIFYHALEGKKYTCYLREDTMLPMMYMPDAVKAAIQLMNADRNRLTIMSGYNVAAFSFTPKQLETEIKKYVPQLEVEYKPDFRQKIADSWPKSLDDSVAREEWNWSPDWSFEAMVKDMLVKLAVKIGRKDIVESIH encoded by the coding sequence ATGAAGAGAATCTTAGTTATAGGCGCCACCGGTCAAATAGGGACAGAACTCGTCCCTGCTCTGCGAAAACTCTACGGTAAAGAGAACGTTATCGCTGGATACCATAGCAAGCCGCCGACAGGACCTCTCACCGACGGTCCCGTTGAGCATGTTGACGTCTTAGACAAGAACTCCGTAGAAAAAGTAATCAAAAAGTACGATATCAACGAAGTATACCACATGGCGGCCATTTTATCAGCGGCTGGGGAAAGAAACCCTCAGCTGGCATGGAAAGTCAACATGGATGGCTTATACATAGTGCTGGAACTAGCTAGAGAGTATCGCTTCAGAATATTTTGGCCGAGTTCGATCGCCGCATTTGGACCTAATTCTCCCAAGGTAAACACTCCTCAAGTGACAATCATGGACCCGACCACTATGTACGGTATCACTAAATATGCTGGAGAGCTATTGACAAGGTATTATGCTTACAAGTTCGACGTCGACGTTCGAGGAGTAAGATATCCGGGAATAATAAGTAGCGAGGCACTCCCGGGAGGCGGGACGACGGATTACGCCGTAGAGATATTCTATCATGCCTTAGAGGGGAAAAAGTACACTTGTTACCTGCGAGAGGATACCATGCTCCCCATGATGTACATGCCTGACGCGGTGAAGGCTGCCATCCAGTTAATGAATGCGGATAGGAACAGGTTAACAATAATGAGCGGCTACAACGTAGCTGCGTTCAGTTTCACTCCAAAACAACTAGAAACGGAGATTAAAAAATATGTTCCCCAATTAGAAGTAGAGTATAAGCCCGATTTCAGGCAGAAAATAGCTGACTCTTGGCCTAAGAGTTTAGACGACTCAGTCGCTAGAGAGGAGTGGAATTGGAGTCCTGATTGGAGCTTCGAGGCAATGGTCAAAGACATGTTGGTAAAGCTTGCCGTGAAAATTGGTAGGAAGGATATTGTAGAGAGCATTCACTGA
- a CDS encoding aminotransferase class I/II-fold pyridoxal phosphate-dependent enzyme, with product MGRKWVKEFYARKLSEMIERGEIWEIRRLNGPTGPRAVVNGREMIILASNNYLNLANDPRLKKAAIEAMEKYGWGPGAVWAIAGYHELLDLLHKKIAEFKKTEAGLVFPTGFAVNAGTIPAIVEQGDVILSDELNHGSIIDGIRLSRAEKIVYKHCDVSDLEDKLRQVHGKYNKILIVTDGVFSMDGDIAPLDKIVKLAEEFNAMVYVDDAHGEGVLGEGHGSPAHFGVDEKIDFHVGTFSKALGSSGGMIGGDYEVIEFIRNKARTWLLSTGFPPAVAAANLKALEIVMTEKERIRKLWDNRDYFKKELDRLGFNTGKSQTPIIPVIVGDTKKARELAKMLWDEGIFVVPIVYPMVARGTERIRNQVNAGHTIEDLNKALEAYEKAGKKLGLI from the coding sequence ATGGGTAGAAAATGGGTTAAAGAATTCTATGCAAGAAAACTCAGTGAAATGATCGAGCGAGGGGAGATATGGGAGATACGCCGGCTCAACGGGCCTACCGGACCTCGAGCGGTCGTTAATGGACGGGAAATGATCATATTGGCTTCGAACAATTATCTAAACCTAGCCAACGATCCACGTTTGAAAAAGGCCGCTATTGAAGCAATGGAGAAGTATGGATGGGGGCCTGGCGCTGTCTGGGCTATAGCAGGATATCACGAACTACTGGATTTACTCCACAAGAAGATAGCAGAGTTCAAGAAGACGGAGGCCGGATTGGTTTTCCCAACAGGGTTTGCTGTTAACGCGGGAACAATCCCCGCTATTGTTGAACAGGGTGATGTAATCCTATCGGATGAATTGAACCACGGTAGCATCATAGATGGAATTAGGCTGTCGAGGGCTGAGAAAATAGTCTATAAACACTGTGATGTTTCCGACTTAGAGGATAAGCTTAGACAAGTTCACGGCAAGTATAACAAGATTCTAATTGTAACTGACGGAGTCTTCTCTATGGACGGAGACATAGCTCCGTTGGACAAGATAGTGAAGCTTGCCGAGGAATTCAACGCTATGGTGTACGTTGACGATGCCCACGGAGAAGGAGTATTGGGAGAAGGGCATGGTAGCCCTGCACACTTCGGTGTCGACGAGAAAATAGATTTCCACGTTGGAACGTTCTCCAAGGCTCTCGGTTCGTCTGGCGGAATGATCGGCGGCGACTACGAGGTTATAGAGTTCATAAGGAATAAGGCTAGGACGTGGCTCCTCAGCACCGGATTCCCGCCGGCCGTGGCGGCCGCGAACTTGAAAGCACTTGAAATCGTGATGACTGAGAAAGAAAGAATCAGGAAGCTCTGGGATAACAGGGATTATTTCAAAAAAGAGCTAGATAGGCTTGGCTTCAATACTGGAAAGAGTCAGACGCCCATTATCCCAGTAATAGTTGGCGACACTAAGAAGGCTAGAGAGCTTGCGAAAATGCTGTGGGATGAAGGCATTTTCGTAGTGCCTATCGTATATCCGATGGTCGCAAGGGGTACCGAGAGAATAAGAAACCAAGTCAATGCTGGGCACACCATCGAAGACCTCAATAAGGCTCTAGAAGCATACGAGAAAGCTGGTAAAAAACTCGGCTTGATTTAG
- a CDS encoding transcriptional regulator, producing MESTDLTTRERIYELLKRSEKPLTVDEIISLLNIPDLNPRNVYEHLEHIARSVKARSKGREYLAMDPPVCRKCGFVFKELRKPKKPTKCPRCRSEWISPPRFLIMVKD from the coding sequence ATGGAGAGCACTGATCTAACAACGAGAGAGAGGATTTACGAGTTGTTAAAGAGGTCTGAGAAACCCCTGACTGTTGATGAGATTATTTCGTTGCTCAACATCCCCGATTTAAATCCTCGGAATGTATACGAACACTTAGAGCATATTGCAAGAAGCGTTAAAGCCAGGTCAAAAGGGAGAGAATACCTCGCTATGGATCCACCTGTTTGCAGGAAATGCGGCTTCGTCTTTAAAGAGTTAAGGAAGCCGAAGAAGCCCACCAAATGTCCGAGGTGCAGAAGTGAATGGATAAGCCCTCCAAGATTTCTAATTATGGTAAAAGATTAG
- a CDS encoding DUF167 domain-containing protein: protein MQRNMVESSKGIILQVRVEPRSSSEGFTIESDELVFKTGEPAERGRANAALIKYLSRELRIPVSKIDIIYGQRERLKKVLIMDETPDKIIEKLARVISLI, encoded by the coding sequence TTGCAGAGAAATATGGTTGAATCCTCAAAAGGCATCATTCTTCAAGTCAGGGTTGAACCCAGATCTAGTTCTGAAGGTTTCACCATAGAATCTGATGAATTGGTTTTCAAAACAGGGGAGCCTGCAGAGAGGGGACGAGCCAATGCCGCTCTGATAAAATACTTATCCAGAGAGCTCAGGATTCCTGTTTCAAAGATCGATATCATTTATGGTCAAAGAGAAAGGTTGAAGAAGGTTTTAATCATGGATGAAACGCCTGACAAGATTATTGAAAAGTTGGCTAGGGTAATCAGCCTCATCTAA
- a CDS encoding TIGR04013 family B12-binding domain/radical SAM domain-containing protein produces the protein MINLMIQYDGRVKYSLNALIASVEKIGVAKVFLPTTFEQALEYATLARNSGEKCVYAVSLLTTMLVDDFYRVSLIETVRKMREAGCVTIAGGPHVSGDPIGTLYRIGVDFAFIGEAEKTLQDFLKALEDNDDVYAVKGIGYRTRDRLVFTGRESPINLDDYDPFPYWKGIVNPIEITRGCSYGCHYCQVSYVHGFRLRHRSLDRIIFYALESLKLGVRDLRFITPDSLSYGLSRTTDPVDSEKIISLLDELYKKVRDFGGRIFFGSFPSEIRPEHADHSLLKAMRRYVSNQELIIGGQSGSDRVLSMVKRGHGVEDVENAVDYALNAGFTPSVDFIIGFPGETREDMMMTLQFAEKLVLKGARIHLHYYIPLPGTPLGLRKPTPLPFEVRRAWSRLVGSGKAYGSWLNQEKISQGIINLIETGFINPRLKIHEV, from the coding sequence ATGATCAATTTAATGATACAATATGATGGAAGGGTCAAATACAGTTTGAATGCTCTGATCGCATCGGTAGAAAAGATCGGAGTCGCCAAAGTTTTCCTGCCGACAACTTTCGAACAGGCTCTTGAATACGCAACCTTGGCAAGGAATTCAGGGGAGAAATGCGTGTATGCTGTATCACTTCTCACCACGATGCTTGTCGACGATTTCTACAGGGTAAGCCTAATCGAAACCGTTCGCAAAATGCGAGAAGCTGGCTGCGTGACGATTGCAGGCGGGCCACATGTTTCAGGAGACCCGATCGGAACATTATACCGTATTGGAGTTGACTTCGCCTTCATAGGTGAGGCCGAGAAGACGCTTCAAGACTTCCTCAAAGCCCTCGAGGACAATGACGACGTCTACGCGGTGAAAGGAATAGGTTATAGGACGAGGGATAGATTGGTCTTCACTGGAAGAGAGAGCCCTATCAATCTCGACGATTACGATCCATTCCCTTATTGGAAGGGGATAGTCAACCCTATTGAGATAACGAGAGGTTGTTCTTACGGGTGCCATTACTGCCAGGTCTCATACGTTCACGGGTTCCGTTTGAGACATCGAAGCTTGGATAGAATAATCTTTTACGCATTAGAGTCTTTGAAGCTGGGAGTTAGGGATCTACGATTTATAACACCAGATAGTTTATCGTATGGTCTATCAAGGACCACTGATCCCGTTGACTCTGAAAAAATAATTTCACTTTTAGATGAGCTATACAAAAAAGTTAGAGATTTCGGCGGCAGAATCTTTTTCGGGTCTTTCCCCAGCGAGATAAGGCCTGAGCACGCCGACCATAGCCTGCTCAAGGCGATGCGGAGATATGTTTCCAACCAGGAGTTAATAATAGGGGGGCAATCCGGGAGTGATAGAGTTTTGAGCATGGTGAAAAGAGGACATGGAGTCGAAGACGTTGAGAATGCAGTAGACTATGCCTTGAACGCGGGGTTTACTCCCAGCGTGGACTTTATAATTGGTTTCCCCGGGGAAACTAGAGAGGACATGATGATGACTCTTCAATTTGCAGAGAAGCTTGTTCTAAAAGGTGCTAGAATACACTTGCACTACTATATTCCACTACCTGGAACTCCGCTGGGATTGAGGAAACCCACTCCATTGCCATTTGAGGTCAGAAGGGCTTGGAGCAGGCTGGTTGGATCTGGAAAGGCGTATGGTTCCTGGCTCAATCAAGAAAAAATCTCACAAGGCATTATCAACTTGATCGAGACGGGGTTCATTAATCCTAGATTGAAAATACATGAAGTCTGA
- a CDS encoding ArsR family transcriptional regulator: MGNISITQEEIEELARRVRLKILHEDDDIVLMTAPNEDQLASIIKELISIKPLNLREIHAVLSGIASEDKIRRALNDLLESGEAYVNSEGRYIST; encoded by the coding sequence TTGGGCAACATTTCAATAACCCAGGAGGAGATTGAAGAACTGGCGCGCCGCGTCCGTTTGAAGATACTTCATGAAGACGATGACATCGTATTGATGACTGCTCCAAACGAGGATCAGCTTGCTTCAATAATTAAGGAATTGATATCGATTAAACCCTTGAACTTAAGAGAGATCCACGCGGTCTTATCCGGAATAGCGAGCGAGGATAAGATTAGAAGGGCCCTGAATGATCTGTTAGAGTCAGGCGAGGCATACGTGAACAGCGAGGGACGCTACATCAGCACTTGA
- a CDS encoding HAD hydrolase-like protein, producing the protein MRLRLVLFDYDLTFVDNYIDFYEAYTQTLKLYGLPPLGFNDFVAMLENDTLEDSIPKSIPKTDFWRTFRKLYVSRHGVLKRGCRELLLFLKTFFNAKVVIISGRESSPHYIWMELRRLGVDEYVDEVYTMHDLEVLNGVEESLFDKTWLIKYVIRKYGVEPCETVFLGDYITDYYSATKSGVFFIGVNQSESRRKLMMRKGVRLQAKDLLEAFSYITSLPFLKC; encoded by the coding sequence ATGAGGCTCAGGCTTGTTTTATTCGACTACGACCTTACGTTCGTGGATAATTATATAGACTTCTACGAGGCATACACACAGACCCTCAAACTATACGGACTTCCTCCGTTAGGATTTAACGATTTTGTTGCCATGCTCGAGAATGATACTCTTGAGGACAGTATTCCAAAAAGCATTCCAAAAACCGATTTTTGGAGGACCTTCAGGAAGCTTTACGTGTCGAGACATGGAGTATTGAAGAGAGGTTGTAGGGAGTTGTTACTATTTTTGAAGACGTTCTTCAATGCAAAGGTAGTCATCATTTCTGGGCGGGAGTCGAGCCCCCATTATATATGGATGGAGCTCAGGAGGCTTGGCGTTGACGAGTACGTAGACGAAGTATATACTATGCACGATTTAGAGGTATTAAACGGGGTTGAAGAATCCCTTTTCGACAAGACCTGGCTCATAAAATACGTTATAAGAAAATACGGAGTTGAACCCTGCGAGACTGTTTTTCTCGGAGACTACATAACAGACTACTATAGCGCAACCAAGAGCGGCGTATTCTTTATTGGAGTAAATCAAAGTGAATCCAGAAGAAAATTAATGATGAGGAAGGGGGTTCGACTTCAGGCAAAGGATCTTCTAGAAGCCTTCTCGTACATAACTTCCTTACCATTTCTCAAGTGCTGA
- a CDS encoding TatD family hydrolase, protein MLIDMHVHCHELDVIDSYAQGFTLVCVAEDLASSRAVVELARKYSYVKPCVGIHPWKVEQCDSYQVRELLETAISEGVECIGEVGLDTRFMPQTITRQREIFNIFLEYAREYDLILNLHTAGTHREVFHLLIENKIERAYFHWYTGPEDMIKHLVENDYLMGLNPSWMVQENHKKIVSKIPLTHVLTESDAPYEYRGMVLKPELISESIDLLAKTHGLDREYVEKALEKNFNRVFKQLR, encoded by the coding sequence GTGTTAATAGATATGCATGTTCACTGCCACGAGCTAGATGTAATTGACTCCTATGCACAAGGTTTCACGCTGGTTTGCGTCGCCGAGGACTTAGCGAGTAGTCGTGCCGTAGTTGAGCTAGCACGAAAATACAGTTACGTAAAGCCATGCGTTGGAATTCACCCGTGGAAAGTAGAACAGTGCGATTCATACCAGGTGAGGGAGTTACTGGAAACAGCCATATCAGAGGGTGTGGAATGCATTGGAGAAGTTGGATTGGACACTAGGTTTATGCCTCAAACTATTACGAGACAAAGAGAGATATTCAATATTTTCCTAGAGTATGCGAGAGAATATGACCTGATTCTGAACCTGCATACAGCTGGCACTCACAGAGAGGTTTTTCATCTATTAATTGAGAACAAGATTGAGCGAGCATATTTTCACTGGTATACTGGTCCGGAAGATATGATTAAACACTTGGTAGAAAACGATTACTTAATGGGTCTAAACCCCTCATGGATGGTTCAAGAAAATCATAAGAAAATAGTTTCTAAGATACCACTAACTCACGTCTTAACAGAAAGCGATGCGCCCTACGAGTATAGGGGAATGGTCTTAAAACCCGAGCTTATTTCAGAGTCGATCGATCTTCTCGCCAAGACTCACGGATTGGATAGGGAGTACGTTGAAAAAGCGCTTGAGAAGAATTTCAACAGGGTATTTAAGCAGTTACGCTAG
- a CDS encoding transcriptional regulator: protein MSEQSSGKHEGFEIVIDLSRIPLKPTGKRETQQLEAALIIGTLYRPEIMELLKDPIEKATWVDSLAIAAGALARSKSGMPVAQIAEELGRSETTIRAHLSGKTKAGKLVIETYERMKNGQLMLSIPFARELKVEDEKVKKLEQELAEARERCSKLEAQLGEMEKAMTDLKMKLEDKERAIQALREENSSLLTENNELKLKLEKAGRIISDIKRLLESSGF from the coding sequence ATGAGCGAGCAATCCTCAGGGAAGCACGAGGGATTTGAAATAGTGATTGATTTATCGAGGATTCCATTGAAACCTACTGGAAAACGAGAAACACAACAACTGGAAGCTGCACTAATCATTGGGACGTTGTACCGACCTGAAATCATGGAGTTGTTGAAAGATCCGATTGAAAAAGCGACATGGGTTGATAGCCTAGCCATCGCTGCAGGGGCTCTCGCAAGGTCCAAGTCCGGCATGCCTGTCGCCCAGATAGCCGAAGAGCTGGGGAGAAGTGAAACCACGATTAGAGCGCACCTATCAGGTAAAACTAAGGCCGGCAAGCTAGTTATTGAAACATATGAGAGAATGAAGAATGGTCAGCTAATGCTCTCAATCCCTTTCGCGAGAGAGTTAAAAGTGGAGGATGAAAAGGTGAAGAAGCTAGAGCAGGAGTTAGCGGAAGCTCGTGAAAGATGTTCAAAGCTTGAGGCTCAATTAGGCGAGATGGAAAAGGCTATGACGGATTTAAAAATGAAGCTTGAAGATAAAGAGAGGGCTATACAGGCCTTAAGAGAAGAAAATAGTTCATTGTTAACCGAAAACAATGAGCTGAAGCTTAAGTTGGAAAAAGCCGGCCGAATAATCTCTGATATAAAAAGGCTTTTAGAGTCCAGCGGTTTTTAA